Within the Arachis duranensis cultivar V14167 chromosome 10, aradu.V14167.gnm2.J7QH, whole genome shotgun sequence genome, the region ACAAGAAAGCGTTTGCCCACATCTCCTTTTTCCCATAGACTTGGTTCCACCATAGTGAATCCTGCAAGCCATAATCGGCTGCGGCCTGAGCCCACTCTGCCTCAAAGTCATCAACCCTCATTTCAGAATAAATCCACCGATTAAAAAGCCGACGTAAATTGTCATCCTTCACGTTTGACGTGACATTCTTCTCTAAGTGCCAAGCACATAACCTATGCGTGGCATTTGGAAAAATTGTTCGAACGGCTTCTCGAATTGAGTCATCACCATCTGTGACAACAACAGAAGGCTGCTTGCTGCACATGACCTCCAAGAAATTCTCCAACAGCCACGTGTATGATGCAATGCTCTCATCTAACACCAAACCAAACCCAAAAATACATGTTTGCTTGTGGTTATTACATCCTGAGAAAATCACCAGCGGCCTCTTGTATTTGTTCTTCTTATAGGTTGAGTCGAATGCAAGTACGTCTCCAAAGTATTGGTAATCTATCCTGTTGCCACCATCTGCCCACAGTAAATTCGCTAGCATCTCGTCTTCTGTCACATTATACCTTGCCATCGAAGTTGGGTCTGCATCGACTTTACCCTCCAAGTACACTATAGCTGCGTTTGCGTCTCCGTCAACTATCTTTGCACGACGCCTCTTATCCACGTAGTTATAAGCATCTTTCTTCAAAAAACCTACCAATGAATACCCTCCAGATACCCCAGCCATGTACCGCATTGTCTTTGCCGTGGAGATGCCACAACCTTGAAACCCATCTAATTGGGCTTTCGCAGCATCCGTCAACGAACGAAAACTTGTAATTAGATGGACCATTCCAGGATGAGTCATGTTGTGATTGTGGTTCAAAATGATTTTCTTGACCCTCCACAACGAGCTGTCCTTATCTAAATATATACACATTCTTGCTTCACAATTCGTCCTTGTCTCCGGCTTGTGAGGCCTCTTCCTGTCGATCCTGTTATAATGTTTCTTATCTCTCTGTCCCTCTCTATTGCAAAAAAATCTTCTCCGAACCAAATTACCCTTCTCATCCTTGAACATGTCTCCCCTTCTTATACCAAACCCGTAGAATTTTCCTAATCTCTTATAAAACTCGTATGCATCGTCTTCGCTACGAAACACCTTCCTCAAAATATCATTTTCCGTTATATCGGCTACATCTCCAAAATCGACTGTGCCCATCACGCCTGCCCCCTCCTCACACATTGCATTAATGTCAACAGCCTCGGGAACGTCCATCAAAATATTCACCACACAGTGCCAAATTCTTAAAGCATGCCTGGAAATTAagctcaattgaaaaaaaaaataatccaacAATACTGCACAAAACCAACCACACAAATCTCTTGTCCCCCAAATAAAACATAAGCTTGTTAGGTCAACGAACCCACCGCTATATACCATTTTGTTATCTTAAATACATGCAACGATACCCTCCAATGATAGCTACCAAATGAATT harbors:
- the LOC107469328 gene encoding protein FAR1-RELATED SEQUENCE 5-like, whose product is MDVPEAVDINAMCEEGAGVMGTVDFGDVADITENDILRKVFRSEDDAYEFYKRLGKFYGFGIRRGDMFKDEKGNLVRRRFFCNREGQRDKKHYNRIDRKRPHKPETRTNCEARMCIYLDKDSSLWRVKKIILNHNHNMTHPGMVHLITSFRSLTDAAKAQLDGFQGCGISTAKTMRYMAGVSGGYSLVGFLKKDAYNYVDKRRRAKIVDGDANAAIVYLEGKVDADPTSMARYNVTEDEMLANLLWADGGNRIDYQYFGDVLAFDSTYKKNKYKRPLVIFSGCNNHKQTCIFGFGLVLDESIASYTWLLENFLEVMCSKQPSVVVTDGDDSIREAVRTIFPNATHRLCAWHLEKNVTSNVKDDNLRRLFNRWIYSEMRVDDFEAEWAQAAADYGLQDSLWWNQVYGKKEMWANAFLCEKFCAGYRTTSRCEGINSVCKNFLESKHSMLELVQNLELLVREYRNNELLAQFRSIYSEPVLTTSLESLERHAASVYTRAVFVDAKREIQSVSSVNFVGVRRSLTTKVYTVEEYGHPGRHIIVLCDKNMGKLECGCNFWRIQGFPCKHMFFVMKHEHLLTIPSSLVLKRWTKEAKSLGAYAEKTDDGGDRGFLLRHGALHSASRWLFFLGAQKVGLFGVALEGIRRLCATLESELANGVHPTKSKQGGEIRDPVVVRTKGAPRGHKRKASKRKCVNCNKPGHTKRTCTDGRPCRGKKPRVDTFNSAEDGGQSEEVAELEATGSNDQTIGVEHVIGGGSVRMPQVELINTVPFCRYRGQ